The genomic interval gattcgccggggtggtgtcggggaggacccctgggcttcctggcacagtatggtctgggacctaatctggtgttggtctgggacccctctcgttggcatatggtgaacctgtgtcggctttcgaaatgccttgtcatgaaagccttaaggtctctagttgtggccgttctgcacgggctggatgatccgggttagtaatgtcgtgtgggtaaagtgtaccccctctgcagaggttattaaactgtccgaacagccgtgcccacggtcatgggcggatgtgaggtgattcctagcgtagttttgtttgactactgccttgtgaaattttgctgttgtgaaatgggtttgatgttttgGAAAacctgcggctgatgggaccagccaggcccgggtggccgtttgaaagctattggccgggtgccaatcttgatcaattcaaaagactgatacattgcacaaactccgaccggacgagacgcactttctcatccgcgtcgtttgagaagcactcacttagttgtttcaggaaagagttcaaataaaatcgattgcaaaaacaacagcccttctttgaagcctgcattaacacttatttcccatggcttgtggagtactctcgtactcacccttgctccatataaataattccccccccccagttgctgaagaagatgaagcggatcccgctgacgaggagttccttcaggagcaagccggctacgatgagttttagggtttcggcctagttcccaagtcgcgcctgtgatgtgtggtccaagtcttggcttccgcgttccttttgtaatgcagttgtgagctcgggatctgtccgcagcccaacatgactgtacccctactctataataaagagacctctgttgctgtgatattctgtcttcctgttataccagcactgtttcctgggactggtatcaattaacaggttaatttggagcgtcacgggctagttccgcttgggactagttcggggcgtgacagttGTATATGCATTGGAGCAGTGTTGTACGCATGGAGCCTGGGCAATTGCCTGTGGTGGCCCGGCGCTGCCTCCGCCACTGCTTTGGTGTTTTATAAGGCTAGGTGTCATATAAGTAATCCTTCACGAATAGTTTGTGATTAGAAATAATTTTTGCTCTAAGCATGAATATGTACTCTGTATAATCTTTTTGTGTATAACAGATTAGATAATTATTTACGATTTGACACATCAGAATGGTTTGTCTTGTGATGTAGGCTGCGAGGATGAACAGTTCACAACTGAACTACATCATGgtggtttttttctttggagTTGGTAGTAGCAGAATTTATTTGGATGAAAAGGTGGATTGGTTTGATTATTGTGACAATGACACATGGTCTTCATTATGGCTTGATGATTTTATTGAGCAACTAGGATATGATATGTCTGAGAAGGCCAAGGTTTATTGGTTATTGCCTGGGAAGACATTCAGTGATGGGCTAAGGAGAATTAACTCTGATGCAAGCACCAACAGCATGGTTGCATTAGCACCAAGGTTTAGGACATTGCTTTTGTATGTGGATCACCAAGACATTCTGGAATCCATCAATTGGGATGATGTTGCTCTTTCTACCCCTGCTTCTATACCTATCGTGGCTAGCTGTGAGAGGTCTACAATGAATCGAAAAGATTCAGATGTTAAACCTATAGAAGGTCATGACattgacgatgacgatgacatcGATGTAGATCCTGACTTTGTTGACAGTGATTATGAGGCTGACAAGGGGGATGATGATGTTTTTGACAACTGTGTCGAGATAGAAGAAGTGGCTAGCAGCAAGATGGTTGTTAAGCTTCCTGAACATGACTCTGATGATGAAGGCTTGTTGCTTCCAGAGTCATCTGATGAAGATAATGAAGGcattaagttaaaatttaagaACTTTGTGGTTGCTGTGGACATGGAGTCACCAATCTTTAAGGTTGGGATGTTGTTCTCTGATGCTATTGAAGTTAGGCAAGCAATAAAACAATACAGTGTGAAGAATAGAGTCGCAAATTTACAAGAaataccaagaaaaaaaattgaggctAAATGTAAAGAAGAGTGCTCATGGATGTTGGATGTAGCTGAGGACAACAAGACGAATTGTCTTATGGTAAAACGATATATAGATGGCCACAAATGTCAGAAGGAGTGGGAGTTGAATTATGTAACTGCCAGGTATCTTGCAAATAGATATGTTGAAAACTTTAGAGACAATGATAGGATGACACTCAAGAGTTTCTCTAAGGTAGTTCAAAAGGAACTAAATGTAACACCATCAAGACATAAATTAGGTCGAGCAAGGAAACTAGCTATGAAAGCGATATATGGTGATGAAATAGCACAATACGATATGTTGTGGGATTATGGACAAGAGCTTAGGACTTCAAATCCAGGTAGTAAATTTTTCTTGAACCTACAAAATATGTGCTTCCATACATGCTATGTGTCATTTGATGCTTGCAAAAGAGGATTCCTAAGTGGTTGTAGACCTATCATATTCCTTGATGGATGCCACATCAAAACCAAGTTTGGGGGACATTTGTTGACTGCAGTAGGCATTGATCCTAATGACTGCATCTATCCTATAGCCATGGCTGTTGTGGAGGTGGAGAGTAGAGCTAGTTGGGGTTGGTTTTTGAATACTTTAAAAGAAGATCTCCTTATCGACAACACTGGACCTTATACTATCATGACAGACAGGCATAAGGTATGACTTTATTCcatcatatttgattttgttcaacttgtcattttttaaaaatatttgaattatttactGTTCAATGGATTGGTACTCAcccttctttttaaaattttgtaggGATTGGTACCAGCTGTGAGGGATAAATTCTCAGATTCAGAACAAAGATTTTGCGTTAGGCATTTGTACCAAAATTTTCATGTTCTATACAAAGGGGAGACTCTAAAGAATCAGTTGTGGGCAATTGCAAGGTCAAGTACTATACCAGAGTGGGAATTTAACATGGAAAAGATGAAGTCTCTTAGCAAAGATGCTTATGCCTACCTGGAGGAAATACCACCCAACCAGTGGTGCAGAGCATTCTTTAGTGATTTCCCCAAGTGTGATATTCTACTCAACAACAATTCCGAGGTATTCAACAAATACATTCTTGAAGCCAGAGAGCTTCCAATTTTATCCATTCTCGAAAAGATTAGGAGCCAAATCATGAATAGGATACATACCAAACAAGAGGAGTGTGTAAAGAAGTGGTCAGGAAACATATGCCCAAAAATACAGAAAAAGGTTGATAAAAATGCAGAATTGTCAAATACATGCTATATATTACCTGCTGGTAAAGGGGTGTTCCAAGTAACTGATAAAGAACACCAATATATTGTTGACCTCATGGCAAAACACTGTGAATGTAGGAGATGGCAATTGACAGGGATACCATGCAACCATGCAATTTCTTGCTTGAGGAGTGAGAGGACAAAACCTGAAGATGTGGTATCCTTCTGTTATTCAACTGAAAAGTACATGGAGGCCTATGGATTTAACATAATGCCTGTTAGGGACAAGGCATCTTGGGTGAATATGAATGGACTAAAGGTGAACCCACCAATTTATGAGAAGAAAGTTGGAAGGCCTAGGAGATGTAGAAGAAAGCAGCCACATGAACTTGAAGGAGGAACAAAAATATCCAAGCATGGTGTGCAAATGCATTGTAGCTACAGTCAAGGAGTTAATCACAACAAGAAGGGCtgcaagaagaggaaggaagatATAAAAGCAGGAAAGCAGCAAGCCAGTGCTGCTCCTTCACAACAACATGGTAATGAAGATTTTATGCCTCTGCAGGTCATGCCTGAAGTTCTGAACAGTCAGACTAGTATTTTAAGCAGCCAACCTAGCTATGATCAGTTACAAAATACCATATTGTCTTCCTTGACGAGAGAGGTTAGACAATGCTTTGCCAATTTTCCATTTTATAGCTTTATAAAACAGTTTTCACAATTTCAATGTACTTTCTGCAGAACATTATAAACAACTCTTCTAGAGTTGACCTTGGTCCACTGCCAGAATCAAATTTTATTGCCACAAACCAAAAAGCTGCAGTGCAGCCGCCAATAACGACAGCAACCAAAGAGGGCAGGGCAACAATTCGGAAGAGAAAAGCTAAGCCAAGGAAGAGAAATACGCAACCCAATAAGAAATCAGAGTTGAAGAAAAGGGAGGAGACAAAGAAAAAGTGAACAATATATTCTACTTGATAAAAAGGATTAGCTTATAATTTAGCCAGAAGTTCTGTTTATTTTTTGCCAACCAATTAGACATGTTTCATTTTGGACTGTGCTCTGTTACATTGCTCTAAGTTCCAATTCAGGAACATCTCTTGTTTTTCCTGTTTATACAACAGCTATTTATGGTAAAACATTTCAGAATATTAGGAGCACATTTCTGCTAGGATTTGTCTATGGACAAGAAAACATACCACATATGTCTGTACAGAAATTGCTACTGGTCAAAGCAATGTTAGCAAAATTCAGGTTATCACTTGGACATACAGTTCCAAAAGAGAGAATACAAGCAGTATTTGCTACATCGTGTTCACCATTCATTTAAGTAGCTGAAAAATTCATGTATCCCTTATATAACAAAAGCACTTCCAGAGTATTTACAAAAGCACCTACACTGCCATTATTCACTCACATACTGCTTTGACAGCAACAAAGAGTCAAAGAGTCCTCTCACTGTGGTACACCAGATGCAGTTATCATGATGCTGATTCCACTATGGACGAAGAATCCCATAGAATtacagcacaaaaaaaaaatagaaggtTCATATTCTCATCAGCTGAAGGGAACCTACTACGGCCatgggcggcgacggtggcttcGAGATCTAACAACCCCCTGCACTGGCTTTGAGTCCTGACGGCTGCCGTGGCCGGGCTTCGTGTCCCATTGACCGCTGACCCACGCCGGTTTCGAGTCCCGAggaccgccgccaccagctTTGAGTCCCGACGACTGCTGCCGCATGCCGGCTTTGAGTCCCACCGACCGCCGCAGCCGGAAGCTACATATTTGAGGTCCTATCCCTCATGGTGATTAATTGATCCGTACTAGAAAATGTCCTCAAATGGGAAAAACAGCAGGGGATTTGTGCAAAATTATTATGATATGTAAAGGGCCCTCACGTAGACTTTGTCCAAGTTGgaaagctgacgtggcaaaaaATCTTATGTGGCAGCCTTTTGAACCACAAACGCACCCAcctagccaagttgttgcatCGATATGtccaattttcaagttcttgtACTTAATCGCACCCACCCGCCAAGTTCTTGTACTGTCAACGCAATTTACTCTTCTTTTTAATTAACTAGCTTGGTCGTCAGAAATGATGTTTAACGGCAATCTCGTGGCTTCTGCTGCAAAAGCAAGCACGAGAGTATTCACACGCGTTTTTTAGACCGTATGTTCTCGAATGAAATCGTGGGCGCCTGCTATTCGTGGGCTGATTTTTTCCAGCGGTAGGCGCCGCTCTAGCTTGTTCGTTCTCGCCGGCGGGTGGCGGCAGTCGGTTGCGTTGAGAGTGAGTGGGACAGTGGTCAAGCCTCATCATGTGGGCCGCGAGAAGCTTGTTCGATCGCTCCCGTTCGATGCCGATCGGACGGAGCAGCGTAGCCGGACGTCTCTCTGATGTAGAAATCGCTACGTCAAAGGATCCGGTTCCCTTATCTAATATGTTTGGTGGTTGGTGTTGGGTACATCCAACACGCACGAAAAATGAAGCGGtatattagcgcgtgattaattaagtattagctaattttttttaaaaaataaatcaatatgattttttaagcaacttttgtatataaatttttttaaaaaaatatataccgtttagtagtttgaaaagcgtgcgcaccgAAAATGAGAAGAGGAGTTGCGAACTCCCGGtatcaaacacagcctaaaatcGATTGGTGACCCTtcaccgaaaaaaaaaagaagaggtaaATTAAAGGACAAAACACAGTAACATAACGTTAACGAATTTTTGTTTTAGTACTTCAACGTTCACGTGCGTGATGTGCTCAATGCAAACGAGAATTTAACAACGAGTGTACTAGAATATATATGAAGCATGCACATAGTCTGATATGCAGGGGTTTGCACGCACACATTACACACACATGACACATCGATCGCGATCACTTGATTCAGTTGGCTAGAGTGAAGGACCAGAGCTTCCAGTTGGTGGTGCCGAGGATGCCCCACATGAAGGCCTCGTagcgcgccgtggtggcgccCGGGCCGGCCACGGTGACCACCAGCCGGTAGTTGTAGCCGCCGTTGTACGGCTGCGTCTGGCCGCTCACCACGTTCACGTACCGCAAGTACGTCTTGTTCGTGTTCAGCCCGTAGATGCGCACCGCCGACTGCCCCACCTGCTGGATGCTCTTGTCGTTCAcgttcgccaccgccgtccacgccgcctccgccggcggcggcgagcttgccACCGCGCCGTCGGCGTTGTTGGTGATGGCAACCAAGGTGACGGAAATGACGACGACTATAATGCTAAGACGGGACGACTGCCTCATGTCGCGAGTACGTATATACTCCTGCTAATTGTGAGAGTACGATATGATTAGGACGTGTGTTGAGCTAGTTTGTGTGGTGACCTAGTATTTATAGTGGTGTACGATCGTGTCTTGTCTCAGACGTACAGCTAGAACACACACGGTTATGAATTTGTAGCGTTGACAAATTttagctttaattaattagacaaCAATCATACTTTAATTTGTTTGCCTGTACTATATgtaaatgcaaatgcaaatccTTTTAATTAAACTGGTGTTTGGTGGCTTTGTTGAAGGTTTCAAACAACCGATCGAGCGTACCGCGCGTGAATACGGTCAATATGTCAGTTAGGATCACTGCGAGCACTTTGGTTCGAACATGCCTAACGATTTCCAGAGCTCAGACGACTTTATAAGGTATAATTTGATTTAATTTCTTAAGACGCGATTCTGCATTTATGCTCCAGTTATAGCCCAGTGGTGCTTAACATATCTCCTTAGTCGGGATCTAATCACATGCTAATTGATTAAACCCTAACTAGAAAGAAACCCGCAGGAAATTTACAGGTCCATGTGTGCGTACAACATCTACAACTAACCGACATCTACAGCTAGCTATTGAAGCTCATGGCCTTGTGATCGAGGCCCGTTTGTTCCACATTTCCACTTCCAAAGTCCACAGCGGGCCTGAGGGCAGGCCCAAGCTGGACCCCAGCTGGACATACAGATCAAATCTAGACACGGCTAGTTATCAAGCTGGTCTCCTTCGGTCCTTTTTttaagtttcattaaatttgtagaaaaacgtaataaaattttgaacgCCAAACAAACGtagttatcaaaatatattatattctaTCTTAATCTAATAAAACTATAATTTGATGTTATAAGAATCGCTAAATTTCGTCAAGATACATGTTTGACTTACAGATACGTACCCTCTCGTGGTCTGGGCGTTTTCACGAGCCAAGTCTGGGCGTTAATTGGTTTGCCAACGCTATAGGGTTCAGTAACTGTTTCCTGCTGGTGATGTCTTTGGCTCTTTGCCATGAGGAAGCAGCTTGACAAGCCACGGCAGAAGAGGAGATGGATGCAGTGGTAATAATCTTATCTTGGCGAATTTTGGAAGAACAGAATGGGCATATTTTTCAGGCAGTGGCACTTTGTTCCCGCGGCATCCCTGTGCTAGCTGCGTCTGTAACACTTTGCTCTCTTATCTAATAAAATCGATTGGTGACCAGCTTCACCGAAAAAAAGAAGGGGGAAATTAAAGGACAAAACACAATAACATAACGTTAACGAATTCTTGTTTCAGTACTTCAAACGTTCATATGCGTGATGTGCTCAATGCAAACGAGAATTTAACAACTAGCACTAGAATATACATGAAATTAACATGCACATGCACAGTGCTCTAAGCCTCTCTAAAAACATAGTCTGATATGCAGGGGTTTGCACGCACACATTACACATACATGACACacatcgatcgatggatcacTTGATTCAGTTGGCTGCTAGAGTGAAGGACAAGAGCTTCCAGTTGGTGGTGCCGAGGATGCCCCACATGAGGGCGTCGTAGCGCGCCGCGGTGGCGCCCGGGCCGGCCACGGTGACCACCAGCCGGTAGTTGTAGCCGCCGTTGCACGGCTGCGTCTGGCCGCTCACCACGTTCACGTACCGCAGGTACGTCTTGTTCGTGCTCAGCCCGTAGATGCGCACCGCCGACTGCCCCACCTGCTGGATGCTCCTGTCGTTCACGTTCGAGACCGCcgtccacgccggcggcggcgatggcgacgcggcggccgtgACGCTGCCGCCATCTGCTTTGGCCGCAACGGCAAGCAAGGCAGCGGTGAATATGGCAGAAAGGAGTACAGCGCTATGGGATGACGGCCTCATGTCGTGCCTTTGTATGTGATGTAGCTTATGCTTAATTATGGCTGCCTAATGGTTAATGCTCTACTGCACTTGTGACACACAGTGAGACTGTGACTGTGAGCTTGTGCAGTACTGCAGTGGCATATTTATAGTGCAGCTAGTGACTGAACAAACTGCTCCAGCTAATTAACGTAGCAGCGGTATGGCCAGCAAAATGCAAGTGCAGAGAAAACAAGAGGTTAAGATTGACTTTATTAGACCCAGTACGTACGAGTTCATATTGTTAATTAGCGCACTAGTAGCTGACTGCTCATTTCATTGTTAATTATAATACACGTACTACGTACATATGCAAAACGTTCAAATCAAGTTTCAAACAATTACCGCGTACACCGCGCGCGTACGGTCAATACTGTCAGTTAAAAACTTGCATTTACACGTCCCAACATCGTGCCTAACATGTATACATTTAATTACTCGGACTAAGCTAAGGTACGCCGGTGATTTATATTTACTTTCGAGCAGAAAGGTGACGAGCTGATCTCCCGAGTTCAGACTCCAGTTCAAGCCATACTTGGGCTGTGTTTAAttatcttcaaactttcaaaaatcccTTCACCTCAAATGTTTGGAGTAgtaaatatggacgaaaaaactaattggacagtttgtatgtaaattacaagacaaatcttttgagcctaattacgctaaGATTTGATATTTGCTaaagatgaattaattagacttaataaattcgtttcgcagtttacaggtggaatctgtaatttgttttattattagtttatatttaatactttaaatgtgtgtccgtatacgttaaatttttttttttaggaactaGCATAGTAAATTCGCGGGTGATTAGTTCCAGCCGAAAGCCCTATATCATGCTGAAATATCTCTTCCCACACCTTTTTATTATGAGGTAGCATAGTAAAATCTTTAATGCCAGAAAAATCACCCCGGAACATTCATTCCTGCACCTTTTCATTACCTAGTAGTCATAGTAAAAGTTTTAGTGCTATAGTACGATGATTTCTCTCGCAGTAAAAAGTTAACTACGTTAGACGTAATTTAGCTATATCGCGCCCTAGTTGTAGTATAGTATATCAACTGTTTAACATaataagatttatatttttagattcaccaaatatttttataatttataattcatattttaaacTACAAAATGATGGtcaaatctaaaaatatttgattaggACAGATTTAGGACACTATTTGACTTAGAACGACAAGAACATCGTGGTCATCGCTTTTACAGAAAGAACTTCAACATGGAAGCTCGTACTAATATACATATGCTCACTCTGTTCATaactataattaatatttaactgcttaattaatttgagtaTCGATCAACTATTAACACAACAATACTACTCCATGCGTTTCATATCGCAAGTAGCTGTGACTTTTTCTCTAGTCAAACATTattaagtttaatcaaatttagaaaaaaaaaaagcaaatctaAAAATGCAAAAATCTAACTTAGTTTGATTAAAtctagcattaaatatattttaataatacgTTTGTTTAGTtctgaaaatattgttatgttttctataaatttactGAGTTTTGACGAAATTAAGCGGCTATATGTAGCATTGCTGAATATACGCATGCCAATATCGATCCCGGTTCATCAACGACCAGAAATCGAATAATGCATGAATTGTTTTGGCATGTACCGAAGTCCCGAAATTTTTCTGCATGCACACGGTCTAAGAAACTGTTTTCTTGCAGTCTCTAGAAGAAAATGTTTTCCTGCATGAAACGTGCTACGTGTGCTGGGATCGTTTTCTTCAAAAACCTGTTTGaattttgtttagttattaatttgACCTGAATTACAATATTACACATAGAGAATAAATGCATCAACTTATATGATCacgaagctagctagctgtcaTTCGACATTGAGAGTTGTTCTGAACTTATATTATATACTCCATGACCACATCGATCGGCAAGCATGCTTTTGTTAAACTGGACGTCTAGCCAGTGGCGAATCTAGAACAAAAATTATTCGGGGTCCAATATATAGtaattatctaattattcaCTAGTATACTAATCAAAATAGCACAAATTAGTTAGAATTCAACAATTTTACTCTGTGTCCTGTGACACCGGTAAATTATATGTGGGCACGCCACCGCGTCTAGACAAGGGCAGGGAAATTACATATAGCCAGTCCAGCTCAGTCTACAGCCAAGTCGCACCTGTGTTCATCGATCGCCGATTAATTCGAGAGAAGAGCCGCAATACGAGTGTCATCAGATCGACGATTTGACTGGATTAGCGCCCGTTGACACGCACAGTCCGGTCCGCTGTCCGGCATTTGTCCGCACGCGGGTAAGGGCCGACGGCGAAGACTCAAACGCACAAGTTGGAGCCCAAGATAAAATTTGATGCACCACCCGACGTACTCGCATTAATTGGATGCTTATATATacattgccaatttgccattGCCAAGTACCGAACCGCGGTGACCGAGCAGCGAGTTAAACATGCCCAACTCAGCAAGTCAGACAGATCTAACATAGCACTGGGGTTGTTCAGCAGATTGTTCTGCTGATACGCTGCGGCCAGCACGAATAGTGCCACGCACACAAGGCTGTGTCCTAGTGGCAGTCGTAGCCGTAGTTTTTGGCCTACCGAACAGCTCTACTCAGGGACGGATCCAGTATGGGGTGGCGGGTCTCGAGCCCCGTTACTAGCGTGAAGACTATAAGAACCCCACGAAGATTCCACTAAAAATTTTACCATATATAGATAGTAGGGGGATTGTAACTCTATCTAGTTTCCTTAGACCCACTGTTGTAACTCTATCTAGTTTGCTTAGACCCACTGTTATAtctttctggatccgccactggctctactactctctccgtttcaggttaaggttataagatattttgactttggtcaaagaagtttaaccaaatttatagaaaaaagtagtaacattttcaacccaagacaaatttattactttctccgtttcatattataagactttttagcattgctcacattcatatatatgttaatgaatctagacatatatgtgtgcctagattcattaacatctatatgaatgcgggcaatactagaaagtcttaaaacctgaaacggaggcagatgaaaatatattcaattattgatttgatgaaactaatatagtattataaatattaatatatttgtctatGAACtcagtcaaacttaaaacagtttaactttaaccaaagttaaaacgtcttataatctaaaacggagGGGCTACATATTGCTAAGTTCTAGAAAACATAATAATAGTAGTAAGATGTTTTCCTTTGCATGAGGCTGATCGAGATATAGATCTTTTGTGTGTGAATGTGGTCGTGTATAGGAACACTACGGCGCTATTCGAGCCATGTGTGAGTGTGATGAGAAGCACACCACCTGATCCCATGAATCCAGCGGAGTATGTATAAGACTTGTTTATCACAGCTCTATCTAAAATGAGAATGGAGTTAGGTGAAgagctctcacaaaataaattagagagaTGAAACTAGGTTTAGACTGCTTCACAATTCTAATCCAgtagttactaaaatttaaaagttggaTCTCTATCTAACATACCCGTACACACCGACCATCGCGCTATTCCATCGATCCAACGGACCCGCGAAACTGCGCAAGATCACGCCGATCCGCATCTCCGCCCACGCCAAACTTGGGTTTGTCTCAAGGCCTCGTTTGATGGCCCTCAAGTCCGGCCCATCCAAGTGCCCAGGCCTCCCGTACGACAGATGTATGGGCTGGGATTTAGCCCATGCCAAACGAGGCCTAAAAACTCGAATCGACACACGACTCGCGGCCTCACGCAGTcacgctcgatcgatcggcagtAAAAAAACGCCACTTTTTTTAGCGAACGCGCAAAAAACGGCACTCGATCGCATGTGAGACGATGAACAAAATTGCCACTCAATCGTTGCAGCATTGCAGGGTACGGGTAAACACGAACAACTCCACGCTGAACAAAAACCGTACAAACACGGAAAATGAACAACCAAGGCAAAATACAAACACGGAAACACACCCAGTCATCATCTCTCAATCTCTCATTCTCATTCTaactagtacttcctccgtttcacaatgtaaaactttctagcattgtacatattcatatagatgctaatgaatctagacattataatatatatagattcattagtatctatataaatatgggcaatgctagaaagtcttacattgtgaaacggaggaagtaacgtAAAGCCAACGCATTAATTCTCTTGAGTTGACGCGTACGTTTACGTACGGCCACACACTCAACGTGTGCCTAGCTGCCTTGATCGATCAGTTCTTGGGCGTGAACGACCAGAGCTTCCAGGTGGTTGTCCCGAGGATGCCCCAGACGAACACGCTGTACTGCGCCGTCctcacgccggcggcgacgttgaTCACCAGCTGGTAGTtgctaccgccgccgctgcacggcTGCGTCTGCCCGCTCACCACGTTCACGTACACCAGCTTCGCCCCGGTGTTGAGGCAGTAGCTCTGCACCGCGAACTTCCCCACCTGCTGGATCGTGTAGTCGTTCACGTTCGTCACGGGTGAccacgccggcggtggcggcggagagctcttgaccggcgacggcggtggcggtggcggtgacggaggcggaggcggagggctggccgccggtggtggtggtggtggtggagagctTATaaccgccggtggtggtggtggtggtggagaggtTGTaaccgacggcggtggcggaggcatcAGAGGGCTGGacgtcggcggtggtggagagctTGTAacagacggtggcggcgcaagcggcggcgggctggcctccggcggtggagacggcggGCTTGCCTCTGCCTCTGAGCTTGGCGCTGGCGCGGCAGCGGTGTAGTCATCGGCATTGGCAATGGCAACGACGAATGTGGCGAGCATGAGAGCAAGGAGAAGAAGCGACGGTTTCATGTCGTATATGTATGTGTACTACGTTGCTAATCGTTCAGTGGATTGCTGTCAGCTTGTGCTATGTGTGTCAATGTGTGTGTTATGCTAGAGGCTAGAGCGTACTGCGTACGTTCACGTTGAGAATTTGCAGGGAGAGTTCTATCAACACAGCCTATTTATAGTGCAATGCTGATCAAG from Oryza glaberrima chromosome 3, OglaRS2, whole genome shotgun sequence carries:
- the LOC127768880 gene encoding uncharacterized protein LOC127768880, which gives rise to MPPPPPSVTTSPPPPPPPAVISSPPPPPPPAASPPPPPPSPPPPPPSPVKSSPPPPPAWSPVTNVNDYTIQQVGKFAVQSYCLNTGAKLVYVNVVSGQTQPCSGGGSNYQLVINVAAGVRTAQYSVFVWGILGTTTWKLWSFTPKN